In Oleiharenicola lentus, the following are encoded in one genomic region:
- a CDS encoding LON peptidase substrate-binding domain-containing protein, translating to MESLHVPETVPVMTLPNTVFFPQALLPLHIFEPRYRQMLRDVLARDRLFAVARLDPAATADAIEPAHTIATIGIIRACQKADNDTSNLLLQGMCRVEIQSILREHPYRLISVRPLATVSGGNHAQLENERLEVMRLLNLRRRLGTPAPKGMTQFLESIEDVDTFADVAAFNLCEDGDFKQTLLEELDTRRRLQLFAARLKSEIEEQKLRRKLQGRLTDDQIADN from the coding sequence ATGGAATCGCTCCATGTGCCCGAGACCGTGCCCGTGATGACACTGCCGAACACGGTGTTCTTCCCGCAGGCGCTGCTGCCGCTGCACATCTTCGAGCCCCGCTATCGGCAGATGCTCCGCGATGTGCTCGCCCGCGACCGGCTGTTCGCCGTGGCGCGCCTCGATCCCGCGGCCACGGCCGACGCCATCGAACCCGCACACACCATCGCCACCATCGGCATCATCCGCGCCTGCCAGAAGGCTGACAACGACACCTCCAACCTGCTCCTGCAAGGTATGTGCCGCGTCGAGATCCAATCCATTTTACGTGAACACCCATACCGGCTGATCTCGGTGCGGCCGCTGGCGACCGTGAGCGGCGGCAACCACGCGCAGCTGGAGAACGAACGCCTCGAGGTCATGCGCCTGCTCAACCTGCGCCGCCGCCTCGGCACGCCTGCGCCGAAGGGCATGACCCAGTTCCTGGAAAGCATCGAAGATGTCGACACCTTCGCCGACGTCGCGGCCTTCAACCTGTGCGAGGACGGGGATTTCAAGCAGACCCTCCTGGAGGAGCTCGACACCCGCCGACGGCTGCAGCTCTTCGCCGCCCGACTGAAATCCGAGATCGAGGAGCAAAAGCTGCGCCGTAAACTACAGGGCCGGCTCACGGACGATCAGATTGCGGACAATTGA
- a CDS encoding CHASE3 domain-containing protein, producing MSTDPGPIPLQDDRTYRRVLVFFTLILAVLVFVVVASLRNLSRSVATSDWVNHTHALINELDALQPTLLAAEGDLNKYLLTADTRDQSAYQEKFAELGEKVDVIRALTARAPEEQKLFAPVADLLERRASHASRLATLRNTGDQAALKSALAEDAARGEQHELGRLIERVREHQTNLLSERDRASFQQAQTTRWTVIGGLVFNILLLIGAAWLIRDDLAARRRAARLLQQSNEELEEKVRQRTAELTVANQKLLSQNIEDRWAKQALEHQNRYNLLIIDSISDSVFVITRLMNVSRMNPASVHLTGHEPSSLIDKPLSTVLRPADGNGAPATFDPLARALADGHELRDKPGIVSTKGGQTVPVRINIYPLRDRDKVVGGVVVLQTQAPSSS from the coding sequence ATGTCGACTGATCCCGGTCCCATTCCCCTGCAGGACGACCGCACCTACCGCCGGGTGCTGGTGTTCTTCACGCTGATCCTCGCCGTGCTGGTCTTCGTCGTGGTCGCGTCGCTGCGCAACCTCAGCCGCTCGGTGGCCACCAGCGACTGGGTCAACCACACCCACGCGCTGATCAACGAGCTCGATGCCCTTCAGCCCACGTTGCTCGCCGCCGAAGGCGACCTGAACAAATACCTGCTGACCGCCGACACCCGCGACCAGTCCGCCTACCAGGAAAAATTCGCGGAACTCGGCGAGAAGGTGGATGTGATCCGCGCGCTGACCGCCCGGGCACCCGAGGAACAAAAGCTTTTCGCCCCCGTGGCCGATCTGCTCGAACGCCGCGCCTCCCACGCCAGCCGCCTAGCCACCTTGAGAAACACCGGCGACCAGGCCGCCCTGAAGAGCGCCCTCGCCGAAGACGCCGCGCGCGGTGAGCAACACGAGCTCGGCCGGCTCATCGAGCGGGTCCGTGAGCACCAGACCAACCTGCTCTCGGAGCGCGACCGCGCCTCCTTCCAGCAGGCCCAGACCACCCGCTGGACCGTGATCGGCGGCCTCGTCTTCAACATTCTGCTGCTCATCGGCGCTGCCTGGCTGATCCGCGACGACCTCGCCGCCCGCCGCCGCGCCGCCCGCCTGCTGCAGCAGTCCAACGAGGAACTCGAGGAAAAGGTCCGACAACGCACCGCCGAGCTCACCGTGGCGAACCAGAAGCTCCTTTCCCAAAACATCGAGGACCGCTGGGCCAAGCAGGCTCTGGAGCACCAAAACCGCTATAACCTGCTCATCATCGATTCGATCTCCGACTCGGTTTTCGTCATCACCCGCCTGATGAACGTCTCGCGCATGAACCCCGCATCCGTGCATCTGACCGGCCACGAACCGTCCAGCCTGATCGACAAGCCGCTCTCCACCGTGTTGCGACCCGCCGACGGCAACGGCGCACCCGCGACCTTCGACCCGCTGGCCCGCGCGCTGGCCGACGGCCACGAATTGCGTGACAAACCGGGTATTGTCTCCACCAAGGGTGGACAAACCGTGCCGGTGCGCATCAACATCTATCCGCTCCGTGACCGCGACAAGGTCGTCGGCGGCGTCGTCGTCCTTCAAACTCAGGCTCCTTCCTCCTCATGA
- a CDS encoding response regulator, translating to MSATRPPFDTSGLTPPAPRSGRHILVIDDEQPILDLLQEYLSAHGYRVSTASNAHQAKSLVEKEAPHLIISDLQLEDTDGLQLIEQLRVVLPRTPVILLTGVLFDSNVIEDNLKWKISCYVSKTAPLQDLMKEIQRLING from the coding sequence ATGAGCGCCACCCGTCCCCCGTTCGACACCTCCGGCCTGACGCCCCCTGCGCCACGCTCCGGGCGGCACATCCTCGTCATCGACGACGAGCAGCCGATCCTCGACCTGCTCCAGGAATACCTTTCCGCCCACGGCTACCGCGTGAGCACCGCCAGCAACGCCCACCAGGCCAAGAGCCTTGTTGAGAAGGAGGCACCGCACCTCATCATCTCCGACCTGCAGCTGGAGGACACCGACGGTCTCCAGCTGATCGAGCAGCTGCGGGTGGTGCTGCCTCGCACCCCGGTCATCTTGCTCACCGGCGTGCTCTTCGATTCGAACGTCATCGAGGACAACCTCAAGTGGAAGATCTCGTGCTACGTCAGCAAGACCGCGCCGTTGCAGGATCTGATGAAGGAGATCCAGCGCCTCATCAACGGTTGA
- a CDS encoding GIY-YIG nuclease family protein, with protein sequence MVKAAAPKPNGCTRASVTGLKNDSKITTGRITKGGFADVHILESLASIGGFYVGLTDDLTTRLAKHISGGVPHMAKHRAWCIKTAVAFRDRNKAAAFDKYLKSASGGHSAESDSSCDVFASIVRNLIVREPAL encoded by the coding sequence TTGGTGAAGGCTGCCGCGCCGAAGCCCAACGGGTGCACGCGGGCCTCGGTCACTGGGCTCAAGAATGACTCAAAGATAACGACGGGTCGAATCACCAAGGGCGGATTCGCCGACGTCCATATTCTGGAATCCTTGGCCTCAATCGGAGGCTTTTATGTCGGTTTGACCGACGATCTGACCACCCGGCTGGCCAAGCACATTTCCGGAGGCGTTCCCCATATGGCCAAGCACCGCGCTTGGTGCATCAAAACGGCCGTTGCGTTCCGCGACCGAAACAAGGCCGCGGCCTTCGATAAGTACCTCAAATCAGCTTCGGGCGGGCATTCAGCCGAAAGCGACTCGAGCTGCGACGTCTTCGCCTCAATTGTCCGCAATCTGATCGTCCGTGAGCCGGCCCTGTAG
- a CDS encoding FdhF/YdeP family oxidoreductase → MSTHRLVTPPGDRLRRLSPFGLGHTKPKHFRDMMKVAWDNRDNLGYAWKVLSRGVCDGCALGVAGLHDWTIDGVHLCMTRLNLLRLNTMPAMDSAVLADVEPLRRMDNRALRQLGRLAYPMRRRRGEKGFTRITWCQALATIGARLGSTDAHRMAFFVTARGVTNEIYYAAQKVARFLGTNNVDNAARLCHSPSTAAMKHMLGLAATTCSYTDWWGTDVVVFFGSNPANDQPVSTKYLHIAKKRGTKIILVNPYLEPGMQRYWVPSTASSALFGSDLADYWFPVGQGGDIPFVYGALKHLIETGRIDRAFVDAHTNDWPELEARVRSLDWTELEKGAGLPRASLIEFAELIGNARTGVFVWSMGITQHEWGADNVRMILNLALARGFLGRDKCGVMPIRGHSSVQGGAEMGAYSTAFPGGKTVNPENAAALSAHYGFPVPDWPGLTATEMVEASYRGELDAFYMIGGNFLRTLPDPDHVAEALARVPFRVHQDIMLTDQMLLDPADEVILLPAKTRYEQDDGGTETSTERRVMFTPEIPREVGEARAEWRILLQVAASARPERAELLGCHTGQEMREEIARVVPFYDGIQHLKQTGDAFQYGGPHLCAGGVCPTEDGRARFAVVDLPDRAPRPEGVFHVSTRRGKQFNTLIYAEVDPLNGAARDAILMNEEDAAGLHLMHGDRIALVNDRGRYEGRVFLAPLAPGNLQIHWPEGNHLIRRGIADRGGGVPDYNAHVRIEKMP, encoded by the coding sequence ATGTCCACGCACCGCCTCGTCACGCCCCCGGGTGACCGTCTCCGCCGCCTCTCGCCCTTCGGCCTCGGCCACACCAAGCCGAAGCATTTTCGCGACATGATGAAGGTCGCGTGGGACAACCGCGACAATCTCGGCTACGCGTGGAAGGTGCTCAGTCGCGGCGTGTGCGACGGCTGCGCGCTGGGTGTGGCCGGCCTGCACGACTGGACCATCGACGGCGTTCATCTGTGCATGACGCGCTTGAATCTCCTCCGCCTGAACACCATGCCGGCGATGGATTCCGCGGTGCTGGCCGATGTCGAGCCGCTTCGGAGGATGGATAACCGCGCGCTCCGGCAGCTCGGGCGTCTGGCCTACCCGATGCGGCGTCGGCGCGGCGAAAAAGGTTTCACCCGCATCACCTGGTGCCAGGCGCTCGCCACGATCGGCGCCCGCCTCGGCTCCACCGACGCACACCGCATGGCGTTTTTCGTTACCGCGCGCGGCGTGACCAACGAGATCTACTACGCCGCGCAAAAGGTCGCGCGTTTCCTCGGCACCAACAACGTCGACAACGCCGCGCGCCTCTGCCACTCGCCCTCGACCGCCGCGATGAAGCACATGCTCGGGCTCGCGGCCACGACGTGCAGCTACACCGACTGGTGGGGCACGGACGTCGTCGTGTTCTTCGGCTCCAATCCCGCCAACGACCAGCCCGTCTCCACCAAATACCTGCACATCGCCAAGAAGCGCGGCACGAAGATCATCCTCGTCAACCCCTACCTAGAGCCCGGCATGCAGCGCTACTGGGTGCCCTCGACCGCGAGCAGCGCGCTCTTTGGCTCGGATCTCGCCGACTATTGGTTCCCGGTCGGGCAGGGCGGCGACATCCCCTTCGTCTACGGTGCGCTCAAGCACCTCATCGAGACCGGCCGCATCGATCGCGCCTTCGTGGATGCGCACACCAACGACTGGCCCGAACTCGAGGCGCGCGTGCGGTCGCTTGACTGGACCGAGTTGGAGAAAGGCGCCGGCCTCCCGCGTGCGAGCCTCATCGAGTTCGCGGAGCTCATCGGCAACGCGCGCACCGGCGTGTTCGTCTGGAGCATGGGCATCACCCAGCACGAGTGGGGCGCCGACAACGTCCGCATGATTCTCAACCTCGCGCTCGCCCGCGGGTTTCTCGGGCGCGACAAGTGCGGCGTCATGCCGATCCGCGGCCACTCGTCCGTGCAGGGCGGCGCGGAGATGGGTGCGTATTCCACGGCCTTCCCGGGCGGCAAGACCGTCAATCCCGAGAACGCCGCCGCGCTGAGCGCGCACTACGGCTTCCCCGTGCCCGACTGGCCGGGTCTCACCGCGACGGAAATGGTCGAGGCCTCGTATCGCGGCGAGCTCGACGCCTTTTACATGATCGGCGGCAACTTTCTGCGCACGCTGCCGGATCCCGACCACGTCGCCGAGGCGCTCGCGCGCGTGCCGTTCCGTGTTCATCAGGACATCATGCTCACCGACCAGATGCTGCTCGATCCGGCCGACGAGGTGATTCTGCTGCCGGCCAAGACGCGCTACGAACAGGATGACGGCGGCACCGAGACGAGCACGGAACGCCGCGTGATGTTTACGCCCGAGATTCCGCGCGAGGTCGGCGAGGCCCGCGCCGAGTGGAGGATTTTGTTGCAAGTCGCCGCTTCGGCCCGCCCCGAGCGCGCCGAATTGCTCGGCTGCCACACCGGCCAGGAAATGCGCGAGGAAATCGCCCGCGTCGTGCCGTTCTACGACGGCATCCAGCATCTCAAGCAGACCGGCGACGCCTTTCAATACGGCGGCCCGCACCTCTGCGCCGGCGGCGTGTGCCCAACCGAGGACGGACGGGCGCGTTTCGCCGTCGTTGACTTGCCGGACCGCGCACCGCGGCCGGAGGGCGTGTTCCATGTCAGCACACGCCGCGGCAAGCAGTTCAACACGCTCATCTACGCCGAGGTGGACCCGCTCAACGGCGCCGCGCGCGACGCCATCCTCATGAACGAGGAGGATGCCGCGGGTTTGCACCTGATGCACGGTGATCGCATCGCGCTCGTTAACGACCGGGGCCGCTACGAGGGCCGGGTCTTTCTCGCCCCGCTCGCGCCGGGCAACCTTCAGATTCACTGGCCCGAGGGCAATCACCTCATCCGCCGTGGCATCGCCGACCGCGGCGGCGGCGTGCCGGATTACAACGCGCACGTACGGATAGAAAAAATGCCTTGA
- a CDS encoding transglutaminase-like domain-containing protein, with the protein MSKELHTFFRPARGLLWLCLIAGGFSLPVKLGAVTLEELLTQPKLTPKKFAAYFGGFGYEFNAPIQSADTFLARKRGDCDDYSVLAAHVLAQHGYTTRLIHVRLAGRVAHAVCYVNEVKAYLDYNNRNVFFTLTRSGPDLRDIASKVAQSLEASWTTASEFTYSYSTRRKTMIATVSQTGGAETASPPQSSPFNVD; encoded by the coding sequence TTGTCCAAGGAGCTGCATACCTTCTTCCGGCCCGCGCGGGGCCTGCTCTGGCTTTGCCTGATCGCGGGCGGCTTCAGCCTGCCGGTGAAGCTCGGGGCGGTCACGCTGGAGGAGTTGCTCACGCAGCCCAAGCTGACGCCCAAGAAATTCGCGGCCTACTTCGGCGGATTCGGCTACGAGTTCAACGCGCCGATCCAATCCGCCGACACATTTCTGGCGCGGAAACGGGGGGATTGTGACGATTACTCCGTGTTGGCCGCCCATGTCCTCGCCCAGCACGGTTATACCACCCGCCTCATCCACGTCCGGCTCGCCGGCCGCGTCGCCCATGCCGTGTGCTACGTGAACGAGGTCAAGGCCTACCTGGACTACAACAACCGCAATGTGTTTTTCACCCTCACCCGCTCCGGTCCGGATCTCCGGGACATCGCATCCAAGGTTGCGCAATCGCTCGAAGCCAGTTGGACTACGGCATCGGAATTCACCTACTCCTACTCGACCCGGCGCAAGACGATGATCGCCACGGTTTCGCAGACCGGCGGTGCTGAAACGGCCTCCCCACCCCAATCCTCACCCTTCAATGTCGACTGA
- the fdhD gene encoding formate dehydrogenase accessory sulfurtransferase FdhD, producing the protein MKSVTKPISLHATRTVQRRKATAITEERDDLAVEEPLEIRVEDRPVAVAMRTPGHDEELAAGFLLTEGVVARREDIVAIAPARAKRGGGVEPNIVNVKLARPEAVDFARLTRHVFTASSCGLCGKATIAAVQARSPALAPNAGPRVAADVLAKMPPTLALAQETFQRTGGLHAAGLFSPDGKLLVTREDVGRHNAVDKVLGHLLLSGSIDPAQVVLLVSGRVAFEIVQKALVAHIAFIAAISAPTSLAVDFARSSGQTLVGFLRDGRMNIYAGADRVGE; encoded by the coding sequence ATGAAGTCCGTCACCAAACCCATCTCCCTCCACGCCACCCGCACCGTGCAGCGGCGCAAGGCGACCGCGATCACCGAGGAGCGCGACGATCTCGCCGTCGAGGAGCCTTTGGAAATCCGTGTCGAGGACCGTCCCGTGGCCGTGGCGATGCGCACGCCGGGCCATGATGAGGAACTCGCCGCCGGTTTCCTCCTCACCGAGGGTGTGGTCGCGCGCCGCGAAGACATCGTCGCGATCGCGCCCGCCAGGGCGAAGCGGGGCGGGGGAGTGGAGCCCAACATCGTGAATGTGAAGCTCGCACGCCCCGAGGCCGTGGATTTTGCCCGGCTCACGCGACACGTTTTCACCGCCAGCAGCTGCGGCCTCTGCGGCAAAGCCACCATCGCCGCCGTGCAGGCGAGGAGTCCCGCGCTGGCGCCCAACGCCGGACCGCGCGTTGCCGCCGATGTGCTCGCGAAAATGCCGCCGACTCTGGCTCTCGCCCAGGAAACCTTCCAGCGCACCGGCGGACTCCACGCCGCAGGCCTTTTCAGCCCCGACGGCAAGCTGCTCGTCACGCGCGAGGACGTCGGCCGCCACAACGCCGTGGACAAGGTCCTCGGCCATCTGCTGCTAAGCGGGAGCATCGATCCCGCACAGGTTGTGCTGCTGGTCAGCGGACGCGTGGCCTTCGAGATTGTGCAGAAGGCGCTCGTGGCGCACATTGCTTTCATCGCCGCTATCTCCGCGCCGACGAGCCTGGCGGTGGATTTTGCCCGCAGCAGCGGCCAGACGCTGGTTGGCTTCCTGCGCGACGGCCGCATGAACATTTACGCCGGCGCCGACCGGGTGGGGGAGTAA